From the genome of Bacteroidales bacterium, one region includes:
- a CDS encoding sensor histidine kinase, with protein sequence MLVRVLLFVSIGLQFLAALLAISMFRRTKYNISWILFTIAFIIMALMLLFDAVAHEKLWSPIEINLLNKWLGIITAILLLAGVIFIRKIFDFLDRIERLRKENESRVLNAIIRTEEKERKQFAKDMHDGLGPLLSSIKMSLSSINDENFSQQDKRIFENSKLMIDESIRSLKEISNHLSPHILTNFGLVRALQNYAGKLNSLHSIKIDINSTIGGYRYNYNIEVVIYRVITELITNTLKHAGASQITISIYNEEQALIVEYQDNGKGFDPDETLNKLQGGMGYDNINTRLKSIMAQMELKSDHGEGVYVKIVVPMYE encoded by the coding sequence ATGTTAGTCAGAGTATTATTATTTGTATCAATTGGATTACAATTTCTTGCTGCACTGCTTGCAATAAGCATGTTTCGCCGCACAAAATATAATATTTCGTGGATACTTTTTACCATTGCTTTTATTATCATGGCTCTTATGTTACTGTTTGATGCCGTGGCACATGAAAAATTATGGTCGCCAATTGAAATCAACCTGTTAAACAAGTGGTTGGGAATTATTACTGCTATACTTTTGCTCGCCGGAGTTATATTTATTCGTAAGATTTTTGATTTTTTAGACAGGATAGAACGTTTAAGAAAAGAGAACGAGTCGAGAGTTTTGAACGCAATTATCAGAACCGAGGAGAAAGAGCGCAAGCAGTTTGCAAAAGATATGCACGATGGATTAGGTCCGTTGCTTTCGTCAATAAAGATGTCGCTATCAAGCATAAACGACGAGAATTTCTCGCAACAGGATAAGCGTATCTTCGAAAATTCAAAACTTATGATAGATGAGTCAATCCGTTCACTGAAAGAGATTAGCAATCACTTAAGCCCCCATATATTAACCAATTTTGGATTAGTTAGAGCCTTACAAAACTACGCAGGAAAATTAAACTCTTTGCACTCTATAAAAATTGATATTAACAGTACAATAGGAGGATATCGTTACAATTACAATATTGAGGTTGTTATTTACAGAGTAATTACCGAGCTGATTACCAACACGTTAAAACATGCGGGAGCATCGCAAATTACTATATCTATTTATAATGAAGAACAGGCACTAATAGTTGAGTATCAAGACAATGGCAAAGGTTTCGACCCGGACGAAACGCTAAATAAATTACAAGGCGGAATGGGATACGACAACATTAACACCCGACTAAAATCAATAATGGCTCAAATGGAGCTAAAAAGTGACCATGGTGAGGGAGTTTATGTAAAAATAGTTGTGCCTATGTATGAGTAA
- a CDS encoding FAD-dependent oxidoreductase: MFKIEKHPILTVPSGDTVTFKFNGQDIVGERGLTIAAALHQAGYPVHSHSLTDRNRSLECGIGKCGACEMLVDGDVRRICITKVDNVKEVSEIPKDYNPHVKKVDLEKQTKIYKTTVAIIGAGPAGLATREILNSNNVDNIVIDNNDRIGGQFTMQTHQFFFFESEKKFGGMRGFDIAETLAGDDRSGIILNTTIWDILEGKRLAAKNIVTDEIFYIDADHLVIATGAVPFMPAFENDDLPGVYTAAVVQKMMNNEFTLLGKNILTVGAGNIGYLTSYQAIQAGAKVKAIIEAMPHEGGFPVQANRVRRLGIPIYTSHVLLKAIPNADHTGVVGAVVAEAKNFKPVPGTEKVIEGIDLINICTGLVPDNQLLIKGKEIFGRYVYGVGDAVRIGEGTSAVLRGKQAAFEILEDLGKRYNYNDFLRISKEYIDSQQHPTRIIEKPYMPSTERMKKPFVMIDCLYGFACNPCAFACPHGAITKTSSSTVPQIDYNKCIGCMICVTMCPGLAIFGYNVEKQQLFLPIEYEVTEGAEVFIVNNNGEKLGEGVVEKIMVKPNKTNLARVKVTLGLRGHLTEARGFIVKDNYPEPISFSPYKDKDEADKLICHCEDVSLDEILQIIGDRKFISIDEIKHITRLGMGACRGKRCIKRLSMSLAEKGIQIVGEATPRGPMANQLSMGEIYPKSVKEQIIVDLKGNTPRRVKTQILIAGGGMAGSSLFRYAAEAGMKPVLINYGRGSSWRNIAGGRPAFSVPELADIATNNLHLFKELQKISNINFYQTNYISFAHDQATYEALDKSREWSNAYMISPAQFRKEISESFNPNGTKYLGALVTKDCWQATPGLTIDLIRQLGIKSGGEILEDCKLIRVEKVGNRYISLVKDHNQEYIEYDSELFINALGYEADKFAQQLGYETGLYPVKHQAFITRRLPMLGVNGKSLDMLIDRRHYKGFTAVYGQQLAETGQIIGCASPANEPMHANRPLAINDKDFLNIVSEVFCDWIPQLTSVGMQAIWAGYYTEPRMIVDPAKGLMVGLRGQGFMLSMYLAKMYIQAITGQKTPEYFKKLSLEGEGIKEDVFK; encoded by the coding sequence ATGTTTAAAATTGAGAAACACCCCATTTTGACAGTACCGTCGGGGGATACTGTCACCTTTAAATTTAACGGACAAGATATTGTTGGCGAGCGTGGGTTAACAATTGCAGCAGCACTACATCAGGCAGGTTATCCTGTTCATAGTCACAGTTTAACAGATAGAAACAGATCGCTTGAATGCGGTATTGGCAAGTGCGGTGCTTGCGAAATGCTTGTTGACGGAGATGTTAGACGTATCTGTATAACAAAAGTTGATAACGTTAAAGAAGTTTCCGAAATTCCGAAAGATTACAATCCTCATGTTAAGAAGGTTGACTTAGAAAAACAGACTAAGATATATAAAACTACAGTAGCCATAATTGGGGCAGGTCCTGCAGGATTGGCAACTCGAGAAATTCTCAATAGTAACAATGTTGACAATATCGTTATCGATAATAACGATCGTATCGGGGGGCAATTTACAATGCAAACACACCAGTTTTTCTTTTTTGAGAGTGAGAAAAAATTCGGTGGCATGCGTGGTTTTGATATTGCAGAAACGTTGGCAGGAGACGATCGTTCGGGAATTATCTTAAATACAACTATTTGGGATATTCTTGAAGGTAAACGCTTAGCTGCAAAAAATATAGTAACAGACGAAATATTTTACATAGATGCCGATCATTTGGTAATAGCAACAGGAGCAGTTCCGTTTATGCCTGCTTTCGAAAACGATGATCTCCCGGGAGTATATACCGCTGCAGTTGTGCAAAAAATGATGAATAATGAGTTTACTCTATTGGGTAAAAATATTTTAACCGTAGGAGCGGGCAATATTGGTTATTTAACAAGCTATCAGGCTATACAGGCGGGAGCTAAAGTAAAAGCTATTATTGAGGCAATGCCGCACGAAGGAGGATTCCCTGTACAAGCCAATAGGGTTCGTCGCCTTGGTATTCCAATTTACACTTCGCATGTTTTGCTTAAAGCTATTCCAAATGCCGATCATACAGGAGTTGTAGGTGCAGTAGTTGCTGAAGCTAAAAATTTTAAACCGGTTCCGGGTACAGAAAAAGTTATTGAAGGTATAGATCTGATAAATATTTGTACAGGATTAGTTCCCGACAACCAGTTGTTAATCAAAGGAAAAGAGATTTTTGGGCGATACGTTTATGGTGTTGGCGACGCCGTAAGAATAGGCGAGGGAACAAGTGCTGTTTTGCGTGGTAAACAAGCAGCTTTCGAGATACTCGAAGATTTAGGAAAACGATATAACTACAACGATTTTTTAAGAATAAGCAAAGAGTATATTGATTCTCAACAACATCCAACAAGAATTATAGAAAAACCATATATGCCTTCTACCGAACGAATGAAAAAACCATTCGTTATGATAGATTGTCTGTACGGGTTTGCTTGTAACCCTTGTGCATTTGCTTGTCCACACGGAGCTATTACAAAAACATCGTCGAGTACTGTACCACAAATTGATTACAATAAGTGTATTGGCTGTATGATTTGTGTCACAATGTGTCCGGGTTTAGCTATTTTTGGATACAATGTTGAGAAACAGCAACTCTTTTTGCCTATTGAGTATGAAGTTACGGAAGGTGCCGAGGTGTTTATAGTAAACAATAACGGCGAAAAACTTGGTGAAGGTGTTGTTGAAAAGATAATGGTCAAACCAAATAAAACCAATTTAGCTCGCGTAAAAGTTACTTTGGGATTGAGAGGGCATTTAACAGAGGCTCGTGGTTTTATTGTTAAAGATAATTATCCGGAACCAATAAGTTTCTCTCCGTATAAAGATAAAGATGAAGCTGATAAGCTTATATGCCATTGCGAAGATGTTTCGTTGGACGAGATATTACAAATTATAGGCGATAGGAAATTTATTTCAATAGATGAGATAAAACACATTACTCGCTTAGGCATGGGAGCTTGTCGCGGGAAGCGATGTATAAAACGACTGAGCATGTCATTGGCTGAGAAAGGAATACAGATAGTTGGCGAAGCTACACCACGTGGACCAATGGCAAATCAACTATCGATGGGTGAAATTTATCCAAAGAGTGTTAAAGAGCAAATAATTGTCGATTTAAAAGGTAATACACCACGCAGAGTTAAAACACAGATTTTGATAGCAGGTGGAGGAATGGCAGGAAGTTCTCTATTCCGTTATGCTGCTGAGGCAGGAATGAAGCCTGTACTTATAAATTATGGACGAGGTTCATCATGGAGAAATATCGCAGGTGGCAGACCGGCGTTTAGTGTTCCTGAGCTTGCAGATATTGCAACAAATAATCTTCATCTGTTCAAAGAGTTACAGAAAATTAGCAATATCAACTTCTATCAGACTAACTATATTTCCTTTGCACACGACCAAGCCACTTACGAAGCTTTAGATAAATCGCGGGAGTGGAGCAATGCGTACATGATATCTCCTGCACAATTCAGAAAAGAGATAAGTGAATCATTTAACCCCAATGGAACCAAATACCTGGGAGCATTAGTTACAAAAGATTGTTGGCAGGCTACACCAGGTCTTACAATCGACTTAATTCGCCAGTTAGGAATTAAAAGTGGCGGAGAGATACTTGAAGATTGTAAGCTTATAAGAGTTGAAAAAGTTGGAAACAGGTATATCTCATTAGTCAAAGACCACAATCAAGAGTATATTGAGTACGATTCTGAACTGTTTATCAATGCATTAGGTTATGAGGCAGATAAGTTTGCACAACAGTTAGGATACGAAACAGGATTATATCCTGTTAAGCACCAGGCATTTATAACACGCAGACTGCCTATGTTGGGAGTAAACGGAAAATCATTGGATATGTTGATTGATCGTAGGCATTATAAAGGATTTACAGCGGTTTATGGTCAGCAACTTGCTGAAACAGGTCAGATAATTGGCTGTGCATCGCCTGCAAATGAGCCTATGCATGCAAACAGACCACTTGCTATCAATGATAAAGACTTTTTGAATATTGTTTCCGAAGTTTTCTGTGATTGGATTCCACAACTAACATCTGTAGGAATGCAGGCAATTTGGGCAGGTTACTATACGGAACCAAGAATGATTGTTGACCCCGCAAAAGGACTTATGGTGGGATTGCGTGGGCAAGGCTTTATGCTTTCAATGTATTTGGCAAAAATGTATATCCAAGCTATTACAGGTCAAAAAACACCTGAATATTTTAAAAAATTATCACTTGAAGGAGAAGGCATAAAAGAAGATGTGTTTAAATAA
- a CDS encoding DNA translocase FtsK, producing the protein MAKRTKNKNENRAKSKRGNDKRIPILLGLFFVGLSFIILVSFISFLFSWQSDSMIMDISVGELLTDVDIKYSNWMGKLGVFLSVTLITKWVGVPAFLIIPIIFLFGMRFFGKKIMPFRATAIRLIVVMFWLSIALSYLFVDRYFLLGGAHGHYMSRWIESMLGKAGTGLFILFLAIGIIAFLFEPIFEKIVNYFRNIATNSKKHSDTETEQNELDTRIETIGTGSSEIKINVVGKEDIEEDTQSVTDNEIDTDTDSYDFVVEKPQSEDHESLENDSFDISEPSPIPIDPNDADNNLLDVELVEDDMADNDTDSISKNIGKYSGEVGFEIEQGVEDDEESEENLRTIAEGKYDPKLELSNYQYPTLALLPKVDKSDSNVSDSELQENKDKIVTTLANYDIKIVSIKATIGPTVTLYEIVPAPGVRISKIKNLENDIALSLAALGIRIIAPIPGKGTVGIEVPNQNPDVVSMRSVLASKKFQETEFELPLALGKTITNEAFIIDLVKAPHLLVAGATGQGKSVGLNAILTSLLYKKHPAELKLVLIDPKKVELTLYNKLDKHFLASLPDNDEPIITDTTKVIYTLNSLCLEMDNRYDLLKMAHVRNIKEYNEKFINRRLNPNKGHKYMPYIVVIIDEYADLIMTAGKEIEMPLARIAQLARAIGIHMVIATQRPTTNIITGLIKANFPARIAFRVAQGIDSKTILDGPGANQLIGRGDMLVSLGSELVRVQCAFVDTPEVDAITDYISKQQAYSSIYELPEYVPENSGLDPASVDLQQRDALFEDAARLLVIHQQGSTSLIQRKFSIGYNRAGRIIDQLEAAGIVGPFEGSKARQVLIPDEYSLEQLLKNLE; encoded by the coding sequence ATGGCAAAAAGAACTAAAAATAAAAACGAAAACAGAGCCAAATCAAAGAGAGGCAACGATAAAAGAATTCCAATTCTTTTAGGGTTGTTTTTCGTGGGGCTATCGTTTATTATTTTGGTATCATTTATCTCCTTCTTATTCTCGTGGCAATCCGATAGTATGATAATGGATATTTCTGTAGGAGAGCTACTTACAGATGTTGATATAAAATACTCGAACTGGATGGGAAAATTAGGTGTTTTTCTGTCAGTTACATTAATTACCAAATGGGTAGGAGTCCCTGCCTTTTTGATAATACCAATAATATTCTTATTTGGGATGAGATTTTTTGGAAAAAAAATCATGCCATTTCGAGCAACAGCTATTCGCTTAATTGTTGTAATGTTTTGGTTATCAATAGCATTGAGCTACCTGTTTGTTGATAGATATTTTTTATTAGGAGGTGCCCACGGACACTATATGTCAAGGTGGATTGAGTCAATGTTGGGAAAAGCAGGGACAGGACTTTTTATTCTGTTTTTGGCAATTGGTATAATAGCATTTTTGTTTGAGCCGATATTTGAGAAAATAGTAAACTATTTTAGAAATATCGCCACCAATTCTAAAAAACATAGCGATACGGAGACAGAACAAAATGAGTTGGACACGAGAATAGAAACAATCGGAACCGGCTCATCGGAGATTAAAATTAACGTTGTTGGAAAAGAAGATATTGAAGAAGACACTCAAAGTGTAACAGATAACGAAATAGACACAGATACAGATTCATATGATTTTGTTGTGGAAAAACCGCAAAGCGAAGATCATGAATCATTAGAAAACGACTCTTTTGACATATCAGAACCAAGTCCAATCCCAATAGATCCCAACGATGCAGACAACAATTTATTAGATGTAGAGTTAGTTGAAGACGATATGGCTGATAATGATACTGATTCAATATCTAAGAATATAGGCAAATATTCAGGAGAAGTTGGATTTGAAATTGAACAAGGTGTTGAAGATGATGAGGAATCAGAAGAAAACTTGAGGACAATAGCCGAGGGAAAATATGATCCTAAATTAGAACTATCTAACTATCAGTATCCTACATTAGCCTTATTGCCAAAAGTAGACAAGTCTGATAGTAATGTTTCAGACAGTGAGTTGCAGGAAAATAAAGATAAGATTGTAACAACACTTGCAAACTACGATATCAAAATCGTGTCAATAAAGGCTACAATTGGGCCTACTGTCACACTTTACGAAATAGTTCCTGCTCCCGGAGTTAGAATATCAAAGATTAAAAACCTGGAGAACGATATAGCTCTTAGTCTAGCAGCACTTGGAATTAGAATTATTGCACCCATACCAGGGAAGGGAACGGTTGGAATTGAAGTGCCTAATCAAAATCCCGACGTTGTTTCAATGCGCTCTGTTTTGGCAAGTAAGAAATTTCAGGAAACAGAATTTGAACTTCCCTTGGCTCTAGGCAAAACAATAACAAACGAAGCATTTATTATTGATCTTGTAAAAGCTCCACACTTATTAGTTGCGGGTGCAACAGGACAAGGTAAGTCGGTGGGTTTGAACGCAATTTTAACGAGCCTGTTGTATAAAAAACATCCAGCTGAATTAAAGTTGGTGTTAATAGACCCCAAAAAGGTGGAATTAACGCTCTATAACAAACTTGATAAACATTTTCTTGCAAGTTTGCCAGATAATGACGAACCTATTATAACCGATACTACCAAAGTTATTTACACGTTGAATAGTTTGTGCTTAGAGATGGATAATCGTTACGATCTGTTGAAAATGGCACATGTGCGGAATATCAAGGAGTATAACGAGAAGTTTATCAATAGGCGTTTAAATCCAAATAAAGGACATAAATATATGCCCTATATAGTGGTTATTATTGATGAATACGCAGACTTGATAATGACTGCAGGAAAAGAGATTGAAATGCCTCTTGCTAGAATAGCACAGTTGGCAAGAGCAATTGGAATACATATGGTAATTGCAACTCAAAGACCGACGACAAATATTATTACAGGTTTGATAAAAGCAAACTTTCCGGCAAGAATAGCCTTTAGAGTTGCACAGGGTATTGACAGTAAGACAATTTTAGATGGTCCGGGAGCAAATCAACTAATAGGGAGAGGAGATATGCTGGTTTCTCTTGGCAGTGAACTTGTGAGAGTTCAATGTGCTTTTGTTGACACACCAGAGGTTGATGCTATTACCGATTATATCTCCAAACAACAAGCTTATTCCAGTATATATGAGTTACCTGAATATGTGCCTGAAAATAGTGGTTTAGACCCCGCGTCAGTCGATTTACAACAGAGAGATGCTCTTTTTGAAGATGCGGCACGACTATTGGTAATCCATCAACAGGGTAGCACTTCGCTAATCCAAAGAAAATTTAGTATAGGATATAATAGAGCAGGAAGAATAATTGACCAACTTGAAGCTGCAGGAATAGTTGGACCTTTTGAAGGTAGTAAAGCCAGACAGGTACTTATTCCCGATGAGTATTCACTTGAGCAGTTGCTAAAGAATCTTGAATAA
- a CDS encoding outer membrane lipoprotein carrier protein LolA, producing MKNLLLFLIVSLPILTNAQYDPAARTLLDKVSKNTKSWKTVKIEFNALITTAEPKTEENHKGTLWQKQDKYKLVLMESETYCNGKHKWVYMPEVEEVNLYNVDKSKSESLLDNPQQIFTIYTKGFKYQLIGEISEAGKTLTEVELVPENRNVEYFKIKVLIDKANNRIEQIKYFSKDGSRITVSVIKYTIDQAYPDDFFTFDINKHKDVILIDMTE from the coding sequence ATGAAAAACCTATTGTTATTTTTAATCGTTTCGTTACCAATTTTAACTAACGCACAGTATGATCCTGCTGCTCGAACACTTCTCGATAAAGTATCAAAAAATACAAAGTCGTGGAAAACGGTAAAAATTGAGTTTAACGCATTGATTACTACAGCAGAGCCTAAAACTGAAGAGAATCATAAAGGGACACTTTGGCAAAAGCAAGATAAATATAAGTTAGTCTTGATGGAGTCGGAGACATATTGTAATGGCAAACATAAATGGGTATATATGCCAGAAGTTGAAGAGGTGAATTTATATAATGTTGATAAAAGCAAAAGTGAAAGCCTTTTAGATAATCCTCAACAGATTTTTACAATTTACACCAAAGGGTTTAAGTATCAGTTAATTGGAGAAATAAGCGAGGCGGGAAAAACATTGACCGAAGTAGAGCTTGTTCCGGAAAACAGAAATGTTGAGTACTTTAAAATCAAAGTGTTAATTGATAAAGCGAACAACAGAATTGAACAAATTAAATACTTCTCAAAAGATGGCTCTAGAATTACTGTCAGTGTAATAAAATACACTATTGATCAGGCATATCCGGACGACTTTTTTACTTTCGACATAAATAAACATAAGGATGTTATATTAATTGATATGACTGAATAG
- a CDS encoding trypsin-like serine protease: protein MMRKFLTTIAIIVSVCNIAFSQIEEASIGYIRFSKPYISKGELDISKNGTPFKFAEPIDVGINIADYAELNHDRGTISLTCQSDGAKSLNAILTISSSSSNFELFISDQNDDQLFGPFSYDDFTYGYLPTPLISGDVLKLKIIKKDAITPNVTLLTLGYDYVGVANKDGFYGSSGSCNIDVRCPEAVEWENEKSSVVRLIINSQYLCSGVIVNNLRNDKKPYMLTANHCVADSITAAKTVAYFNYESPSCNGPDSPIQQIRPGFLMRATKNDSIGTVDFALLEAKQPIPEHFNANYAGWDASGRTPTNTVAIHHPRGDVKKISFSNKPPLITSYPYISNYDKNSFWKVTYWDLGTTEGGSSGSPLFDQNHNVIGVLTGGTASCESLNPDYFTQVAYAWDKYPEKSQQLKYWLNPDNLPTRICGILGIEDLVDYNSESDVELYPNPTSSNFSFKWRGQVNKVLNIEVFSYCGKKIAQYQQKTPPDKIINCQTDLQPGFYIIHIYDNKYSNNAKLLITK, encoded by the coding sequence ATGATGAGAAAGTTTTTGACAACTATTGCAATAATTGTATCGGTTTGCAACATTGCATTTTCGCAAATTGAAGAAGCGTCGATAGGATATATACGTTTTTCAAAGCCGTATATTTCTAAAGGTGAGTTAGATATATCAAAAAACGGAACTCCATTTAAGTTTGCAGAACCGATTGATGTAGGCATAAATATTGCTGATTATGCAGAATTAAACCACGATAGAGGCACTATATCGTTAACTTGTCAGTCTGATGGCGCAAAATCGTTAAATGCAATATTGACAATCTCTTCAAGTTCAAGCAATTTTGAGTTGTTTATATCAGATCAAAATGATGATCAGCTGTTTGGACCATTCTCTTATGATGATTTTACCTATGGATACTTACCAACTCCGCTTATATCAGGAGATGTACTGAAATTAAAAATTATTAAAAAGGACGCCATAACGCCCAATGTTACTCTCTTAACGCTTGGATATGATTATGTTGGAGTAGCTAATAAAGATGGATTTTACGGCTCATCGGGGAGTTGTAATATCGACGTCAGATGTCCGGAAGCAGTAGAGTGGGAAAATGAAAAAAGTTCGGTTGTTAGGCTTATAATAAACTCACAGTATCTTTGTTCTGGCGTAATTGTCAACAACTTACGAAATGACAAAAAGCCGTATATGCTCACCGCAAACCATTGTGTAGCAGATTCTATTACAGCGGCTAAAACAGTTGCATACTTTAATTATGAAAGTCCATCGTGTAACGGTCCAGACTCTCCGATACAACAAATTCGTCCAGGTTTTTTGATGCGTGCCACCAAAAACGATTCAATAGGAACCGTTGACTTTGCACTTTTGGAAGCGAAACAACCAATACCCGAACATTTTAATGCAAACTACGCAGGTTGGGACGCTTCGGGACGAACTCCAACAAATACAGTAGCAATACACCATCCTCGTGGAGACGTAAAGAAAATTTCGTTCAGTAATAAACCCCCTTTAATTACAAGTTATCCATACATAAGTAATTATGATAAAAACTCGTTTTGGAAGGTAACATATTGGGATTTAGGAACTACAGAAGGGGGGTCGAGTGGTTCACCTTTATTTGATCAAAACCACAATGTTATTGGTGTTTTGACGGGAGGTACTGCTTCGTGTGAAAGTTTGAATCCTGATTATTTTACTCAGGTAGCATATGCTTGGGATAAGTATCCTGAAAAATCGCAACAGCTAAAATATTGGCTTAACCCTGATAATCTTCCTACACGTATCTGTGGAATACTCGGAATTGAAGATTTAGTTGATTATAACTCTGAGAGTGATGTGGAGTTATATCCAAATCCCACGTCAAGTAATTTTAGCTTCAAGTGGAGGGGGCAGGTAAATAAAGTGCTTAATATCGAAGTGTTTAGTTATTGTGGTAAAAAGATAGCACAATATCAGCAAAAAACACCACCCGACAAGATAATTAATTGCCAGACAGATTTACAACCAGGCTTTTATATTATCCATATTTACGACAATAAATATTCAAATAATGCCAAGTTATTGATAACCAAATAG
- a CDS encoding T9SS type A sorting domain-containing protein, with the protein MNWKFFKIYVTFLCSIALYFNANAQSSIFLGGNGSGGNVSCYSQVDAILNNNIFAGGYASGFIVSSIGIIEEVPLPITLLYFEAFVKDKERKVELKWATASEANNDFFTIERSRNGLEWEKVTTVKGAGFSSTLLTYSSIDMVPYRGISYYRLKQTDFNGKYAYSKIKAVSIDTEHIVKLYPNPTNDRFYIVTSDETDYSVTIIDICGKTVFKGNNCKEISTQNLSGGMYIVHLNYTCEETLSVKLIVNK; encoded by the coding sequence ATGAACTGGAAGTTTTTTAAAATATATGTCACTTTTCTTTGCTCTATTGCTTTATATTTCAATGCAAATGCGCAAAGTAGTATTTTTTTGGGCGGAAACGGTTCCGGGGGAAATGTCTCTTGTTATTCACAAGTAGATGCTATACTAAATAATAATATTTTTGCAGGGGGATACGCTTCTGGCTTCATAGTGAGTTCTATTGGAATAATAGAAGAGGTTCCTCTACCTATCACACTCTTATATTTTGAAGCATTTGTTAAAGATAAGGAAAGAAAAGTTGAGCTAAAGTGGGCAACTGCATCTGAAGCCAATAATGACTTTTTTACCATAGAACGAAGTAGAAATGGTTTGGAATGGGAAAAAGTTACCACTGTAAAAGGTGCCGGATTTTCTTCTACACTTCTCACCTACAGTTCTATTGACATGGTACCGTACAGAGGTATCTCATATTATCGCCTTAAACAAACAGATTTTAACGGAAAATACGCATATTCAAAAATAAAAGCGGTAAGTATTGATACCGAACATATAGTAAAATTATACCCTAACCCCACAAATGACAGGTTCTATATTGTTACATCAGATGAAACAGATTATAGTGTAACCATTATAGATATATGCGGCAAAACAGTTTTCAAAGGCAATAACTGTAAAGAAATTTCCACTCAAAACCTTTCAGGAGGGATGTACATTGTTCATCTTAACTATACGTGTGAAGAGACCTTAAGTGTAAAACTAATTGTGAACAAATAA